The following proteins are encoded in a genomic region of Drosophila bipectinata strain 14024-0381.07 chromosome XL, DbipHiC1v2, whole genome shotgun sequence:
- the PpV gene encoding serine/threonine-protein phosphatase 6 catalytic subunit, with amino-acid sequence MGDVDKWIEIVKECKYLPENELKKLCDMVCDILIEETNILPVSTPVTVCGDIHGQFYDLEQLFRTGGQVPDTNYIFMGDFVDRGYYSLETFTRLLTLKARYPNRITLLRGNHETRQITKVYGFFDECFSKYGNANGWKYCCKVFDLLTIAAIIDEEVLCVHGGLSPEIITLDQIRTIERNGEIPYKGAFCDLVWSDPEDMEYWGQSPRGAGWLFGHNVTKDFMAINNLDLICRAHQLVNEGIKYMFEGKLVTVWSAPNYCYRCGNVAAILSFETAQQRQTKIFLAVPDAERVIPKQNTTPYFL; translated from the exons ATGGGTGATGTCGACAAGTGGATCGAGATAGTGAAGGAGTGCAAGTACTTGCCCGAGAATGAACTCAAGAAGCTGTGTGACATGGTCTGCGACATCCTAATTGAGGAAACAAACATCCTGCCAGTGAGCACGCCCGTCACCGTGTGCGGCGACATCCACGGACAG TTCTATGATCTGGAGCAACTGTTTCGAACTGGCGGTCAAGTGCCGGACACTAACTACATATTCATGGGCGATTTTGTGGATCGGGGCTACTACTCGCTGGAAACGTTTACACGCCTGCTGACCTTGAAGGCACGGTACCCCAACCGTATCACCCTGCTGCGGGGCAACCACGAGACGCGCCAGATCACCAAGGTATACGGTTTCTTTGACGAGTGCTTCAGCAAGTATGGTAACGCCAATGGATGGAAGTACTGCTGCAAAGTCTTTGACCTTCTCACCATAGCCGCT ATTATCGACGAAGAGGTTCTGTGCGTTCACGGCGGCCTGAGTCCCGAGATCATCACCCTCGACCAAATCCGCACCATAGAACGCAATGGCGAGATACCGTACAAGGGTGCCTTCTGCGATTTGGTGTGGTCCGATCCCGAGGACATGGAGTACTGGGGCCAGAGTCCACGCGGTGCTGGCTGGCTGTTTGGTCACAATGTTACCAAGGACTTTATGGCAATCAATAATCTGGATTTAATCTGTCGAGCGCATCAGCTGGTGAACGAGGGCATCAAGTACATGTTTGAGGGCAAGCTGGTGACGGTGTGGTCGGCGCCAAACTATTGCTATCGATGCGGCAACGTGGCGGCCATTCTCAGCTTCGAGACGGCGCAACAGC